The sequence below is a genomic window from Streptosporangium lutulentum.
CTGCTCTGGCTCGCCGTCCTCGCCGTGGTCTACGTGGGACTGTCGTACAGCTTCCGTTTCGGCGCCCGCGCCGGGGAACGGGCCGCCGAACAGGCCGGTCACGTGCTGCGCGTGGAGCTCGTACGGCGGGTGCTGCACCCCGGCGGCGGGGCCGAGAACGGCCGGCTGCCGGGCGCCCTGACCACGATCGCGACCGAGGACGCCAAGCGGGTCGGCGCCGTGAACCTGGCGGTGATGTTCGGGATATCGGCGATCATGGGGCTTCTCGTGGGTGCCGTGGTGCTGCTGTGGATCTCCCTCCCGCTCGGCCTGATCGTGCTGCTGGGAACGCCGGTGCTGCTCTGGCTCGGGCACCTGGTGAGCAAGCCGCTGGAACGTCGCAGTGAGGCCGAGCAGGAGCGGGCCGCGCACGCGTCAGGCGTCGCCGCCGACCTGGTGGCCGGGCTGCGGGTGCTCAAGGGCATCGGCGCCGAGGACGCGGCGGTCGACCGCTACCGGCGTACCAGCCGTGTCTCGCTGGTCGCCACCCTGCGCGCGGCGCGGGCGGAGGCCCTGCAGAACGGCACGGTGCTCGCCCTGACCGGGTGCTTCATCGCCGTCGTCGCGCTGGTCGGCGGGCGGCTCGCCGTCCAGGGCGACATCAGCCTGGGCCAGCTGGTCTCGGCGGTCGGGCTCGCGCTGTTCCTGCTCGGCCCGCTGGAGGTGTTCGCCTGGGTGAACGCCGATCTCGCCCAGGGCCGAGCGTCGGCGGCGCGCATCGCCGAGGTCCTGTCCACGCCCCCGGACGTCACGGCAGGCGGCGGGCGACTGCCGCTGCCGGTACGGGGTGAGGTACGGCTGCGCGGCGTCAGTCACGGCGGGCTGCGCGAGGTCGACCTGGACGTCGCGCCCGGCGAGCTGCTCGGCGTGGCCGCGACCGACCCCGCGGACGCGGCGGCCCTGCTGCGCTGCCTGAGCCGGCAGGCCGACCCCGAGGCCGGGGTGGTCGAGCTGGACGGCGTATCGCTGCGCGAGCTGGACCCGGCCGACCTCCGCCTGGCGGTGCTGGTGGCCGAGCACGACGCGGACCTGTTCGAGGGCACCCTGTGGAGCAATGTCGGCGCCGCCGGTCCCGGGTCGGCCGATCCGGGACCGGCGATGGCCGCGGCCGGAGCCGACGAGATCGTCCGGGCGATGCCCCGGGGCGGCGACACGGCGGTGAGCGGGCGCGGGCACTCACTGTCCGGCGGGCAGCGCCAGCGCGTGGCCCTCGCCCGGGCTCTGGCCGCCGACCGGGCCGTGCTGGTGGTCCATGATCCGACCACCGCGGTCGACGGGGTCACCGAGGCCGGCATCGCCCCCGGCATCCGTGAGATCCGCCGGGGCCGCACGACGATCCTGGTCACCACCAGCCCCGCGCTGCTCGCGGTCGCCGACCGGGTGGTGTTGCTCGACGGCGGCCGGATCACCGACACGGCCTCACACGCCGACCTGGTACGACGCCATGCCGCCTACCGGACGGCGGTCCTCGCGTGAGCGGCGGCCCCGGTACCGGGAAGGCCGAGACGACGACCACCACGGAGGACCACCAGATGCCGGATCCGGCCGGAGCCGACACCCCGGACACCTCACGGGACCGGGAGGCGGACGCGGCGCGGGCGCCGGAGGGGGCTCGGGAGCTGCTGCCCGTCGCGACCCCGGCCCGGACCCGCGCCGTCGTCCGCGAGCTGCTGCGCCCGCACCGGGGACTGCTCCTCGGCGGATTCGTCGTGATGGTCGCGGCGACCGTCGTGGGACTGCTCACGCAGCCGCTGCTGGGACACATCGTGGACCTGGTCACCGTCCGCCGCCCGGTCGAGGCGCTCACCATGCCGGCGGTGCTCCTGGTGCTCGTCGCGGTCGCACAGGGAATCACCACCGCGCTCGGGCTGTCGCTGATCTCGCAGCTCGGGGAGACCGTGCTCGCCCGGTTGCGCGAACGGTTCGTCGAGCGAGCCCTGGGTCTGCCCCTGGAGCAACTGGAGAAGGCCGGCTCGGGCGACCTCACCGCCCGCATCACCGGCGACGTCTCGCTGGTGGCCGAGGCCATCCGGAGCGCCCTTCCCGAGCTGGTCCGTTCGGTGCTGGCCATCGTGCTGACGCTGGGGGCGCTGGCGGTGCTCGACTGGCGGTTCATGCTCGCGGCACTGCTCGCGGTGCCGATCCAGGCGCACACCGCGCGCTGGTACGTGCGCAGAGCCTCCTCGATCTACGCCGAGCAGCGCGTCGCCACCGGCGTCCAGCAGCAGCAGTTGCTGGATACCATCGGCGGCGCCTCCACCGTCCGGGCGTTCCGGCTGGAGGATGAGCACACCGAGCTGGTCACCCGGCGATCCTGGTCCGCGGTGGAGCTGACGATGCGCGGGGTCCGGCTGATGCTGCGGTTCTACAGCCGTCTGCACCTGGGCGAGTACATCGGTCTGGCCGCGGTCCTGGTGGTCGGGTTCCTCCTGGTACGCAGCGGATCCACGTCCATCGGCACCGCGACGGCCGCGGCACTGTACTTCCACAGCCTGTTCACGCCGATCAACTCCGCGCTCGTGCTGATCGACGACGCGCAGTCTGCCGGCGCGAGCCTCGCCCGGCTGGTCGGGGTCGCCGACCGGCCGGTGGAGGAGCCGGAGCGGACGCGCGCGCGGTCGCCGGAACCCACCGCCCCGCTGGACGAGGTGGTGACGGTGACCGGGGTCGATCACGCGTACGAGCCCGGCCGGCCCGTGCTGCACGACGTGAACCTCACGCTCCGATCCGGGGAGCGCGTGGCCCTGGTCGGCGCCAGCGGCGCGGGCAAGACCACGCTCGCCAAGCTCATCGCCGGCATCCACCGGCCGACCACCGGTTCCGTACGGCTGGCCGTCGCCGGACCGCACGGGACCGGCCCCGCGGTGGCCCTGGTCACCCAGGAGGTGCACGTCTTCGCCGGGCCGCTCGCCGACGACCTGCGGCTGGCCGGCCCCGGCGCCACCGACGACGAGCTGCGCGAGGCTCTCACCCGGGTGGGCGCCCTGACCTGGGCCGAGGCCCTGCCCGACGGCCTGGAAACGGTCGTGGGCGAGGGCGGCCACCGCCTCACCGCCACGCAGGTCCAGCACCTCGCCCTCGCCCGGCTGGTCCTGGCCGGCCCGCCGATCGCCGTGCTCGACGAGGCGACGGCCGAGGCGGGCAGCGCCGGGGCCCGTGTCCTGGAGAAGGCGACCGAGCGGGCGATCGAGGGCCGCACCGCCCTGATCGTCGCCCATCGGCTCACCCAGGCCGCGACCGCCGACCGCATCGTCGTCATGGACGACGGCCGGATCGTGGAGAGCGGCGGGCACGACGAGCTGCGCGCCGCCGGCGGAACCTACGCCGCCCTCTGGGGGGCGTGGTCGGACACCCGCTTCGCCGCTCCTTCGCATGACACTGCACCACCCGCCGGCTCCCCCGCCCAGGACGCCGCCGCTCCCCTCTGACCTTCCACACCCAACGCGTCCACCGTCTGACGAGAAAACGAAGGACCCCCTGATGCTCCGCTCCCTGAGAGGCGCCCGGCTCGCCGCGGCGTTCGTCTCCATGCTGCTGCTCTCCGGTACCGCCGCCGCGTGCGGCTCCGGCTCCGGCTCCCCCGCCGCCGCTCCCGGCACCGCGGGCTCCGGCGCCGCCGCACCGGGGAGCGGCGCCTTCCCGGTGACGATCGAGAACAAGTTCGGCAGCACCACCATCACGTCCGAACCCCAGCGGATCGTCACGGTCGGCCTGACCGACCAGGACGCCGTGCTGGCCCTCGGCAAGGTCCCGGTCGGCACCACCGACTGGCTCGGCGGCTACAAGGGCGCCATCGGCCCCTGGGCGACCGGCAAGCTGGGCTCCGCCGCCGTGCCGACCATGCTCACCGACACCGGCACCGGACCGCAGGTCGAGAAGATCGCCGCGCTCGCGCCGGACCTGATCCTCGCGCTGTACTCGGGCCTCACCAAGGAGCAGTACGAGACCCTGTCGAAGCTGGCCCCGGTCGTGGCCCAGCCGAAGGAGTACAACGACTACGGCATCCCCTGGCAGGCGCAGACCGAGATCATCGGCAAGGCCCTCGGCAAGGAGGCCGAGGGCAGGAAGCTCGTCGAGGACGTCACCGCCTCGTTCGCGGCCGCAAGGAAGGAGCACCCGGAGTTCGCCGGGGCCGGTGCCGTGGTGGCCACGCCGTACGAGGGGTTCTTCGTCTACGGCAGCCAGGACTCACGCTCGCGCACCCTCACCTCGCTCGGCTTCACACTGCCGTCCGATCTCGACACCGTCATCGGTGACCAGTTCGGCGCCAGCATCAGCAAGGAGCGCAGCGACCTGCTCGACCAGAAGGCGATCGTGTGGACCGTGCCCGACCTCGTCAAGGGCCCGGCCGCGCTGCACGAGGACAAGCTCTACAAGGATCTGAACGTGGCGAAGGAGAGCCGCGAGGTCTTCATCGGGGAATCCACCGACTACGGCAAGGCCTTCTCGTTCGTCACCGTGCTGAGCCTGCCGTACGTCATCGAGCGGCTCGTTCCGCAGCTCGCGGCGGCCGTCGACGGCGACCCCGCCACGAAGGTGGAGGAGCCGGCGGCCTGACGCGCCACGAGAGAAGGAGGGCCGGGCCGCGAGCCGATTCGCGGCCCGGCCCTCCGCGTTCTCCGGGTGCCGTTCGGGATGATCGCCCGCCGTTCCCGAGCCGGAGGCCACCGCCGCGGCCCGGATCCCCGCCGACTCAACGGCGCCCGTTCCCCTGCCGGCCGCGCGTGGTGCTGCCGGGGGGTGCGTCACACGGGCGCCTGCCGTGTCCTGCGGATCACCGCGGCTCCGAGGGGGGCCAGGGTGATCTCTTCGGCGGCCGGCGTTCCGGTGAGGAGGTCGGTTCCCCGGCCGGTCAGGGGAACGGCGGCCGTTCGTTCGGCGTCGTGGTTGAGAAGGAAGAGGTACTCCTCCCGCTCGTCCGCGCGCACGACGCATTCGACCTGGGCGGGCACGCCGGGGAAAGGACTCTCCACGCCCGCGGCGCGCACCTCCTCCAGCAGCACCTCGGCGAAGGCCGTCTCCTCCAGCAGAGTGGCGACGTAGACGACCCGGCCGGAGCCGTAGGCGTTGGCGACGATCGCGGCGCGGCCCTTGAGCAGTCCGTCGGCGTAGACCGCCAGAGCGGTTCCCGTCTCGAGGTGGAGGTCCTCCCGCCACCAGCTCGCGGTCGTGGTGTGCCCGTCGGCGAACCGTACGGTGAACCGCTCGCCAGGGCGGGCCGGCCAGTATTCGTCGATCCTGGCCCCGATGAGATGGCGGAAGGCGCCGGGGTAGCCGTCCGGGCGGACCCGGTTGCACTCGTCCACCACCCCGGAGAAGAAGGACATCACGACGGTGCCGCCCGCGCGGGCGAACGCGGTGATCGCCTCCACGCCCCGGTCGTCGATGAGATAGGCGTTGGGCACGATCAGCACCCGGTAGGGAGCGAGGTCGCTGTGCGGGGAGACGACGTCGACGGCGTGGTGGCGCTCCCACAGCGGCGTGTAGTGGCGCATGACGGTGTCGGCGTAACCGAAGTCGTTGCGGGGCAGCCCGGCGACCTCCTCCAACCCCCACCAGCCGTTCCAGTCGAACAGGACGGCGACCTCGGCGCGGCCGGTCGTCCCCGCCACGGGTGCGAGGAGCTCGACCTCGCGGCCGAGGTCGGTGACCTCGCGGAAGGTCCGCGAGCCGGGCCCGGAGTGCGGCAGCATCGCGGAGTGGAAGCGTTCCTGGCCGCCGCGAGCGGCCCGCCACTGGAAGAACATGACCGAGTCGGCGCCGCGGGCCACCGCCTGGAGCGAGCCGAGCCGCATCCGTCCGGGCTCCTTGACCACGTTGAGCTTCCACTGGCTGACCGCGCCGGCCGCCTGTTCCATGAGCATCCACGGCTGCCCTCCCTTGAGGGAGCGGAACAGGTCGAACTGGAAGGCCGCCGACACGTGCGAGTCGGGATCGGCGGGGTCGGGGTAGATGTCCAGGGCCACGGCGTCCTGGAACGGAGCCCACCTCCAGTAGTCGGCGTTCCGGTAGAAGCGCATGAAGTTCGTCAGGACCGGGATGTCGTCGCGGAAGGAGCGGACGATGTCCCGTTCGGCGAGGTAGCACTCCAGGAGCGCGTCGGAGGTGAAGCGTTTGAAATCCAGGATGCGGCTGGGGTTCATCCAGGTGCGCGGGATGTTCGGCACCTCGATGTGGTCCCAGTCGGTGTAGACCTGGCTCCAGACGCGTGTCGTCCACGCCTCGTTGAGGGTGTCGAGATCGCCGTACCTGCGCTTCAGCCACCGCCGGAAGTTGGCCGAGCTCGCCTCGTTGTACGCCGTGGGGCCGTGCTCGTTGCCGATGTGCCACATCGCCAGTGCCGGGTGGAAGGAGTAACGCTCGGCGAGCCTGGTGGTGATGCCGGCCGCGTACCGGCGGTAGATCGGCGAGGAGGGGTCATAGTGCAGACGGCTCCCGAACCCGAACGGCTCGCCGTCCGCCATGATCGGGAAGACCTCCGGGTGCAGGTACGTCAGCCAGGCCGGGGGCGCCGCGGTCGGGGTGGCCAGGTCGACGGCGATGCCGTTGTCGTGGAGGAGGTCCATGACCTCGTCCATCCAGCCGAACTCGTACCCGCCGGGCTCGGGTTCGAGCGAGGCCCACGCGAAGACGCCGAGCGTGACGACGTTGACGCCGGCCTGCCGCATGAGCCGCACGTCCTCGCGCCAGACGCCGGGATCCCACTGTTCGGGGTTGTAGTCACCGCCGAACGCCAGGCCGCCGACGCGGTTCCTGAAGCCGTCCATTCGAGGGTTCGTCATGGTGGGACACTCCCGTGGTGATGCCGCTGAGCCGGAAACCCGCCGCGGGCCGAAGAACAGGACGACGAGCGGGGACGGTGCGGACCGGGCCTGGGCATCAAGGGATGCGGCGGCCGTGGACGTCGGGCACCCCTGATTTGCGGAGGAAATAGGCGTTGATCTGGTCGCGCCACTCCCGCGCGCAGCGGAGTTGCTCGTCGAGGAGGTCCGTCACCCGGGCGTGCAGTGCCGCCGGCACCGATCCGGTGCCGGCGAGGGTCTCCCACAGCGACCGGAGCTCGGCCACCCGCTCCACCCCGGCGAAGTGGGTGTCGTAGATGTGCTGGATGACGGTGGACCCGCTGTGCAGCACATGCCCGTACGGGACGTGGTGGAAGAACAGCAGCAGCTCGTCGGGGCAGCGCTCGAGCGACTCGTACACCTCCGACCAGGGCGGCGGGTACTGGCCGGTGAACCCGGTCCCGGTGGCGCGGGTGCGGTCCACCCCGACGCCGTCGCGGTCGGCGAAGTGGTAGGTGCCCCACGGCGTGTACTCGTACCCGTCGACGTCGGGACCGTAGTGATGCCCGGGACGCACCATGAACCCGACGCCGAGCGGCGCGGTGTAGCTCTCGTAGGTGCGCCAGGAGTCGTCCATCATCGCGTGCAGGGTGCGCCGCAGCCCCTCGGGATCGCCCGTCGCCACCGGTACGAAGGTGAGGTCGATCCATTCGTCGAGGATCTCGGCCGGATCCGTCCACGGCGCCCAGGCGAGCCGGCCGAACGCGTACAGGTTGGCCTGCGCGAGCGGGTGGCCGGTCCAGTATGCGTCGTCTCCCACGTTGGAGACCCCGACCAGGCCGCCGCCCCCGCCCGGCGCCCGCCCGTCGTGTTCCCCTCCCTCGCCGTCCGCCACCGCGCCGGCGAGGTGGGCCACGGTCGGGCCGGCGTGTCCCCAGGGGCGGAACCCGAGCACCTCGCTCCACATGGGGGCGAGATAGCACACGTGCCGCTGCTGACCGGTGTACTCCTGCGTCACCTGAAGCTCCACGGCCACGCGGGTGGCCGGCATGGCCGCGACGACGGGCGACACCGGCTCCCGTACCTGGAAGTCGATCGGGCCGTGCTTCACCTGGATGACCACGTTGTCCCGGAATCGCCCGTCGAGCCGGGCGAAGTGGTCATAGGCCGCGCGGGCCCGGTCGGTCGACCGGTCGCGCCAGTCCTGCCGGTGGTCGTACACGAAGGCGCGCCAGTGGACGACCCCGCCGAACGGCGCCAGCGCGTCGGCGAGCGCGTTCGCGCCGTCGGCGTGGTCGCGCCCGTACGCGAACGGTCCCGGCTGCCCCTCCGAGTCGGCCTTCACCACGTAGCCGCCGAAGTCGGGGATCGTCTCGTACACCCGCTCGGTGGTTCCCGCCCACCATGTCCGCACGTCCTCGTCGAGCGGGTCGGCGGTCGGCAACCCGCCGAGGACGACGGGCGAGGCGAAACCGACCGACAGATGCACCCGGATCCCGTACGGCCTCAGCTCGCCGGCGATCGCGGCGACGTCACCGAGCCGGTCCGTCAGCAGGTGGGCCTCCGTGGCGTGCACGTTCACGTTGTTCACCGTGATCGCGTTCACCCCGCACGCGGCCAGCAGCCGCCCGTAGGCCCGCACCCGTCCCAGGTCGCCGCGCGGGGCGCCGTCCCGCCAGAAGATCGAGCCGCCCGCGTAGCCGCGCTCGACCTGGCCCATCACCGGATGCACGTCGACGTGGTCCCAGTGATCGAGCATGCGCCGGGGCATCGCGGGCCGGTGATGCTCCGGCGGCCGGGCGGCCCCGAACGCCGTCTCGCCGAGCCGTACGACGTGGAACAGGCCGTGGAGCAGGCCTGCCGCCTCGTCGGCGAGCACCACCGTGACGCCGTCGTGGCGGGCGATCACGAACCCCTCGTCACCGATCGCGCGGCCGCCGGATTCGCCGGGTCCGCGGCGCCGCCGGAACTCGGCCTGGACCGTCTCGACGACGGCCGGCAGGGGCCCCGCCGCGGAGAGCGCGAACACGAGGTCGAACGGCTCGCCGGTCCGGTCACCATGTGTGTCCCGGTCGCCGGTCCCGCCGGGCGCGGAGTGCCGCACGCCGCCGCCGTACCGGGCGCAGGCCCGCGCCACCTCCTCCCCCACCGTGTCGACGAGGGGGCCGTCGCCGCGCACGAGCGTACGACGCGAGCCGATCGCCCGGAAGACCTCCGGCGGCAGCCACGCCGGGTGGACGTCGGCAGGTTCGTAGAGGGTCACAGGGCTCCTTCGGCCGAGGTGCGGGGCCGTCGGGGCGGCCGGTCCGGACGGGTGGTCTTCGGTGACGGGGGTCCGCGGCTTCAGGTCGTGAATCTGTCGCGGACCTCGGCGATCATCGGGCGGCTGTTCAGCAGAAGCATCGAGGCGAGCACCGACGCCAGCAGCACCGACGCCGCCTCGGAGGCGACCAGCGTGACGCCGGCCGCCACGATCAGGAGGCCGGCGTTGCCCAGCGTGGCCCGGGGGGAACGAGTGAGGAAGTACGCGGCCAGGCGGGCCACGTCCCTCGCCCGGAAAGCGAACAGGGAGGTGATCACCAGCGCGTTGGCGACCCAGAGGGTCGCCGCCAGCGCGATGAGGACCGACAGCACGGCCCACCACCCCGGGACTCCGGCGGCGGCGAGGTTCCCGAGGCTCGACCCGATGACGGCCAGCCACACCAGCCACGGGACCCAGAGCTTCACGACCCCGCGGACGTTGGCCCGGTAGCCGCGCCAGAACGCCGCCGCGGGATGAAGATCGGTGAGATCGCGGCGACGATGGTGCAACGCGTACAACGCGGCCGAGAGCGCGGGACCGGCCGGAAGCAGGCAGGCCGCGGCCAGCGGGACGTTGGCGGCGTCACGGTCGAGCAGAACCAGCCCGACCAGTCCGGGCACGACGGCGGTCAGGAGGAGGAGCTCGACCACGAGCAGGGTGTAGACGAGCGCGCAGGCGCGGGAGAGGGGTCCTTCCCCGAACCGGCGTCCGGCCGTCGCATCGATCATCGGGGAGACTCCGGCTCGGTCCGCATCACTGTCCTTCGCTCACCACACCGGCCGGTTCCGTCGCACCCGGCAGCCGGTGGCCCCGCACCGGGCGCGGCCGTCATCCGTGTTGCTTCTTGAAGCGCTCGTGGGCGGCGTTCACCATGTTGACGAAGGACGACATGTTCTTCCCTTCGAGCTCGGCGACGTAGGCGTCCCATTCGCCGAAGTCGCGCTTGCCGAGGATGAACATGACCGTGTTCTGGGTGACGTGGTCCTTCAGCGGTGTCTGCCACAGCGTCACCTGCTCGCGCTCCTCGTCGGTGAGCGGGTGCGGAGGCGGCACCGGCACGGGCTTCCTCGCGTTCATCACCTTCTGGAACGCCACCTCCTCCTCGGAGAAGGTCGACTGGAGGAGTTCGGTGGCCCCGCCGTAGGCGAAGACGCCGTTGGAGAAACCGAAGTCCTTCTGCAGGTGCTTCGGCGCCTTGGGATTGAGCCCGACGAAGTCGACGTCCGATGCCAGCTTGTACTTCCCGGACGCCTCCTTGGTATAGGTGACCCCCTCGACACCCCACTTGGAGAACGCCTGACCCGCATCGGAGTACCAGAGCCAGTCGATGAACTGCATCATGGCGACGAAGTTCTTGCTGTCGCGAGCCTTCTTGGAGATCATGACGCCGTTCTCCAGGCGGGTGTTCCCCGCCCCGTACTTGATGGGTCCGAGCGGGCCGACGGGTAAGGGGATCTTGACGAGCCTGGCCTCCGGATTCGCCTTCTCCAGCGGCGGCCGATACTCGTTGACCAGCGTCTGCGCGTTCGAACTGATCACGAAGGACTTGCCGGACACCAGCTTCTGGATCGCCAGGTCGTCGGCCTGCGTGAAGCTCTCCGGGTCGAGCAACTCCTCCTTCACCAGCGTGTTGAGGTACTGCAGCATCTGCTTGTACTGCTCCATGGCACCGGTGAAGGCGAATTTCTGGACAGCGGGGTCCCACATCACCCCTTCCCCGTA
It includes:
- a CDS encoding ABC transporter ATP-binding protein, which gives rise to MVLAASSGRDVLRRAIRGQRRDVALGSLLGAGHQAGEALVPVLIGIVIDQAVARGEVSALLLWLAVLAVVYVGLSYSFRFGARAGERAAEQAGHVLRVELVRRVLHPGGGAENGRLPGALTTIATEDAKRVGAVNLAVMFGISAIMGLLVGAVVLLWISLPLGLIVLLGTPVLLWLGHLVSKPLERRSEAEQERAAHASGVAADLVAGLRVLKGIGAEDAAVDRYRRTSRVSLVATLRAARAEALQNGTVLALTGCFIAVVALVGGRLAVQGDISLGQLVSAVGLALFLLGPLEVFAWVNADLAQGRASAARIAEVLSTPPDVTAGGGRLPLPVRGEVRLRGVSHGGLREVDLDVAPGELLGVAATDPADAAALLRCLSRQADPEAGVVELDGVSLRELDPADLRLAVLVAEHDADLFEGTLWSNVGAAGPGSADPGPAMAAAGADEIVRAMPRGGDTAVSGRGHSLSGGQRQRVALARALAADRAVLVVHDPTTAVDGVTEAGIAPGIREIRRGRTTILVTTSPALLAVADRVVLLDGGRITDTASHADLVRRHAAYRTAVLA
- a CDS encoding ABC transporter ATP-binding protein produces the protein MSGGPGTGKAETTTTTEDHQMPDPAGADTPDTSRDREADAARAPEGARELLPVATPARTRAVVRELLRPHRGLLLGGFVVMVAATVVGLLTQPLLGHIVDLVTVRRPVEALTMPAVLLVLVAVAQGITTALGLSLISQLGETVLARLRERFVERALGLPLEQLEKAGSGDLTARITGDVSLVAEAIRSALPELVRSVLAIVLTLGALAVLDWRFMLAALLAVPIQAHTARWYVRRASSIYAEQRVATGVQQQQLLDTIGGASTVRAFRLEDEHTELVTRRSWSAVELTMRGVRLMLRFYSRLHLGEYIGLAAVLVVGFLLVRSGSTSIGTATAAALYFHSLFTPINSALVLIDDAQSAGASLARLVGVADRPVEEPERTRARSPEPTAPLDEVVTVTGVDHAYEPGRPVLHDVNLTLRSGERVALVGASGAGKTTLAKLIAGIHRPTTGSVRLAVAGPHGTGPAVALVTQEVHVFAGPLADDLRLAGPGATDDELREALTRVGALTWAEALPDGLETVVGEGGHRLTATQVQHLALARLVLAGPPIAVLDEATAEAGSAGARVLEKATERAIEGRTALIVAHRLTQAATADRIVVMDDGRIVESGGHDELRAAGGTYAALWGAWSDTRFAAPSHDTAPPAGSPAQDAAAPL
- a CDS encoding iron-siderophore ABC transporter substrate-binding protein, which produces MLRSLRGARLAAAFVSMLLLSGTAAACGSGSGSPAAAPGTAGSGAAAPGSGAFPVTIENKFGSTTITSEPQRIVTVGLTDQDAVLALGKVPVGTTDWLGGYKGAIGPWATGKLGSAAVPTMLTDTGTGPQVEKIAALAPDLILALYSGLTKEQYETLSKLAPVVAQPKEYNDYGIPWQAQTEIIGKALGKEAEGRKLVEDVTASFAAARKEHPEFAGAGAVVATPYEGFFVYGSQDSRSRTLTSLGFTLPSDLDTVIGDQFGASISKERSDLLDQKAIVWTVPDLVKGPAALHEDKLYKDLNVAKESREVFIGESTDYGKAFSFVTVLSLPYVIERLVPQLAAAVDGDPATKVEEPAA
- a CDS encoding beta-galactosidase, encoding MTNPRMDGFRNRVGGLAFGGDYNPEQWDPGVWREDVRLMRQAGVNVVTLGVFAWASLEPEPGGYEFGWMDEVMDLLHDNGIAVDLATPTAAPPAWLTYLHPEVFPIMADGEPFGFGSRLHYDPSSPIYRRYAAGITTRLAERYSFHPALAMWHIGNEHGPTAYNEASSANFRRWLKRRYGDLDTLNEAWTTRVWSQVYTDWDHIEVPNIPRTWMNPSRILDFKRFTSDALLECYLAERDIVRSFRDDIPVLTNFMRFYRNADYWRWAPFQDAVALDIYPDPADPDSHVSAAFQFDLFRSLKGGQPWMLMEQAAGAVSQWKLNVVKEPGRMRLGSLQAVARGADSVMFFQWRAARGGQERFHSAMLPHSGPGSRTFREVTDLGREVELLAPVAGTTGRAEVAVLFDWNGWWGLEEVAGLPRNDFGYADTVMRHYTPLWERHHAVDVVSPHSDLAPYRVLIVPNAYLIDDRGVEAITAFARAGGTVVMSFFSGVVDECNRVRPDGYPGAFRHLIGARIDEYWPARPGERFTVRFADGHTTTASWWREDLHLETGTALAVYADGLLKGRAAIVANAYGSGRVVYVATLLEETAFAEVLLEEVRAAGVESPFPGVPAQVECVVRADEREEYLFLLNHDAERTAAVPLTGRGTDLLTGTPAAEEITLAPLGAAVIRRTRQAPV
- a CDS encoding alpha-glucuronidase, giving the protein MTLYEPADVHPAWLPPEVFRAIGSRRTLVRGDGPLVDTVGEEVARACARYGGGVRHSAPGGTGDRDTHGDRTGEPFDLVFALSAAGPLPAVVETVQAEFRRRRGPGESGGRAIGDEGFVIARHDGVTVVLADEAAGLLHGLFHVVRLGETAFGAARPPEHHRPAMPRRMLDHWDHVDVHPVMGQVERGYAGGSIFWRDGAPRGDLGRVRAYGRLLAACGVNAITVNNVNVHATEAHLLTDRLGDVAAIAGELRPYGIRVHLSVGFASPVVLGGLPTADPLDEDVRTWWAGTTERVYETIPDFGGYVVKADSEGQPGPFAYGRDHADGANALADALAPFGGVVHWRAFVYDHRQDWRDRSTDRARAAYDHFARLDGRFRDNVVIQVKHGPIDFQVREPVSPVVAAMPATRVAVELQVTQEYTGQQRHVCYLAPMWSEVLGFRPWGHAGPTVAHLAGAVADGEGGEHDGRAPGGGGGLVGVSNVGDDAYWTGHPLAQANLYAFGRLAWAPWTDPAEILDEWIDLTFVPVATGDPEGLRRTLHAMMDDSWRTYESYTAPLGVGFMVRPGHHYGPDVDGYEYTPWGTYHFADRDGVGVDRTRATGTGFTGQYPPPWSEVYESLERCPDELLLFFHHVPYGHVLHSGSTVIQHIYDTHFAGVERVAELRSLWETLAGTGSVPAALHARVTDLLDEQLRCAREWRDQINAYFLRKSGVPDVHGRRIP
- a CDS encoding ABC transporter substrate-binding protein, whose product is MNRRQAMVSIGAFAVLVGCGSDDSKPQTDNLSANRDGAMPNYGAGSQFKAAAPLSFTVLYNNHPFYPIKNDWLFWSELTKRTNVTFQSSVVPLSDYENKRSLVIGAGDAPLIIPKTYPAQETPFVASGAILPVSDYLDLMPNFKEKVAKWNLQPDLDTLRQSDGRFYVLPGLHENPWVDYSLAVRADILEKLGLQIPQTWEELRTVLKALKEEYPDSYPLSDRWGTLTPGANLLNIIGISYGAPGGWGYGEGVMWDPAVQKFAFTGAMEQYKQMLQYLNTLVKEELLDPESFTQADDLAIQKLVSGKSFVISSNAQTLVNEYRPPLEKANPEARLVKIPLPVGPLGPIKYGAGNTRLENGVMISKKARDSKNFVAMMQFIDWLWYSDAGQAFSKWGVEGVTYTKEASGKYKLASDVDFVGLNPKAPKHLQKDFGFSNGVFAYGGATELLQSTFSEEEVAFQKVMNARKPVPVPPPHPLTDEEREQVTLWQTPLKDHVTQNTVMFILGKRDFGEWDAYVAELEGKNMSSFVNMVNAAHERFKKQHG